In Caldisphaera lagunensis DSM 15908, a single genomic region encodes these proteins:
- a CDS encoding flavin reductase family protein codes for MNEQDLLKLFMRQSAQQVYVVTAKYNNEYSAITVSSATSMSLDPPLMMIAIDKKSHNHDVLTKSDYFIITLLYHKDEEISKIMADKIDAKEKLQKTGYKETDYGPILNIERPYLILSRYKVYDAGDHSIILGKILDGKISNIDCPLVYYNRNYTTVKNC; via the coding sequence TTGAACGAACAAGATCTATTAAAGCTATTCATGAGACAATCTGCTCAACAAGTATATGTAGTTACAGCAAAATATAATAATGAGTATTCTGCAATAACTGTTTCAAGTGCTACTAGCATGAGTTTAGATCCTCCATTAATGATGATAGCTATTGATAAAAAATCGCATAACCATGATGTCCTAACAAAATCTGACTACTTTATAATTACATTGTTATATCATAAAGATGAGGAGATATCTAAAATAATGGCTGATAAAATAGATGCTAAAGAAAAGCTGCAAAAAACTGGTTATAAAGAAACTGATTATGGTCCAATTTTAAATATTGAAAGACCTTATTTAATATTATCAAGATATAAAGTATATGATGCGGGAGATCATAGCATAATTTTAGGAAAAATCTTAGATGGGAAAATAAGTAATATTGATTGCCCCCTTGTTTATTATAACAGAAATTATACCACAGTTAAAAACTGTTAA
- a CDS encoding AMP-binding protein, giving the protein MNKDIFDIRKFGNKLSDIKQNFQWPDDFNLPKTIDSNEGVAIIEGDKVFSYQYLKEKSNGIAKFLDDLNIKKEEVVGGIMQQSFNLISSILGTYKKGAIFMSISTLLGIDSIKLRLEKTNTKVIFSDSNQIKKLREAKNDLIIVSDDGGDYDINEIKRVSNYDFKIEKSKPSHLLFTSGSTGEPKGALLPHSWILGILPSFQISLEFPSKENDVFMTPIEWAWIGGLGNMALPSLYLGIPLVVYKREKKLDVYDLLSKYEKYRITGTVLVPSALRMIMKIGNEINKYDLKIRSILTGSELVTKDIYDWGEKLGISINNTYGQTETGLITCESSLIMNKKINTVGVPCPGHDIIIVDDNYNVLSNNEVGEIALRLPDPGVMIGYYKSIEATQKKIIDNKIILTGDLGYIDSDGYLIFIGRKDEIIKVSGYRINPIEIENVINSIPYVKESAVIGIEDKEKGMKIVAFVVLKEGVEKSDNIKDEIKSYVKSRFALYAYPSIIEFVDSLPTTTTGKIRRNELKQWLLNKK; this is encoded by the coding sequence TTGAATAAAGATATATTTGATATAAGAAAATTTGGAAACAAATTAAGTGATATCAAGCAAAACTTTCAATGGCCTGATGATTTTAATCTTCCTAAAACAATTGACTCAAATGAAGGTGTAGCAATAATAGAAGGGGATAAAGTTTTTTCATATCAATACTTAAAAGAGAAAAGTAATGGAATTGCAAAGTTTCTTGATGATTTAAACATTAAGAAGGAAGAAGTTGTTGGGGGTATAATGCAGCAAAGCTTTAATTTAATTTCATCTATTTTAGGAACGTATAAAAAAGGTGCTATTTTCATGTCTATTTCTACATTATTAGGAATTGATTCTATTAAACTAAGATTGGAAAAAACAAATACAAAAGTGATTTTTTCTGATTCAAATCAAATAAAAAAATTGAGGGAAGCAAAAAATGATTTAATTATAGTTAGCGATGATGGAGGAGATTATGATATAAATGAAATCAAAAGAGTTTCTAACTATGATTTTAAAATAGAAAAATCCAAACCCTCCCATTTGTTATTTACATCGGGCTCAACTGGGGAACCTAAAGGGGCATTGTTGCCTCATAGCTGGATTTTAGGTATATTACCATCATTTCAGATTTCCTTAGAATTTCCTTCAAAAGAAAATGATGTATTCATGACTCCAATAGAATGGGCATGGATTGGGGGCTTGGGAAATATGGCTTTACCTTCATTATACCTAGGAATACCATTAGTTGTATATAAAAGAGAAAAGAAATTAGATGTATATGATCTTTTAAGTAAATATGAGAAATATAGGATAACAGGTACTGTTTTGGTACCATCTGCATTAAGAATGATTATGAAAATTGGTAATGAGATAAATAAATACGATTTGAAGATAAGATCAATTTTAACAGGTTCCGAATTGGTAACGAAAGATATATATGATTGGGGAGAAAAGCTTGGTATAAGTATAAATAATACTTATGGTCAAACTGAGACTGGTTTAATAACATGTGAAAGTAGCTTAATAATGAATAAAAAAATTAATACAGTTGGAGTTCCATGTCCAGGTCATGATATAATAATCGTTGATGATAATTATAATGTTTTAAGTAATAATGAAGTTGGAGAAATAGCGCTAAGGTTACCAGATCCCGGAGTTATGATAGGTTATTATAAAAGCATTGAAGCAACTCAGAAGAAAATTATTGATAATAAAATTATCTTAACTGGGGATTTAGGATATATAGATTCTGATGGTTATTTGATATTTATAGGCAGGAAGGATGAAATAATAAAGGTTTCTGGGTACAGAATTAATCCCATAGAAATAGAAAATGTAATTAATTCAATTCCATACGTAAAAGAATCTGCAGTTATAGGAATAGAGGATAAAGAAAAAGGGATGAAAATTGTTGCATTTGTTGTTTTAAAAGAAGGGGTTGAGAAAAGCGATAATATAAAGGATGAAATAAAGAGTTATGTAAAAAGTAGATTTGCTCTATATGCATATCCTAGCATAATAGAATTTGTCGATTCATTACCTACAACTACAACTGGTAAAATAAGAAGAAACGAACTTAAACAATGGTTATTAAATAAGAAATGA
- a CDS encoding putative RNA uridine N3 methyltransferase, translating into MSCNEFPPKKRNKKLLVLLPISVLSVEDSLIDKTYKAGFISRILSIYKVDEVILYRDDESNSFDEKFLQLILNYQIIPPHIKKKIIKKSKLLKYAGILPPLRLVNHDPPKKAEIGKILDGYVEKCDENYCIVYLGMIGNGYLDKKEVDDKIITVKIKSIKNKIMLEKASWGNLYTGYKVSKIKNLDIKKFKDEGYLIVGTSKLGECFNDKIKEEIDNKLRNSKGIVFVFGGPHAELYNEKEFDYILNTVLNQGTLTVRTEEALASTLAIFNYISNC; encoded by the coding sequence GTGAGTTGTAACGAATTCCCTCCTAAAAAGAGAAACAAAAAATTATTGGTTTTATTACCAATAAGCGTTTTATCAGTAGAAGATAGTCTAATAGATAAAACATACAAGGCTGGATTTATTTCCAGAATATTATCAATATATAAAGTTGATGAGGTTATTCTTTACAGAGATGATGAATCAAACAGCTTTGATGAAAAATTTCTCCAATTAATATTGAATTACCAAATTATTCCTCCTCATATAAAGAAAAAAATAATTAAAAAAAGCAAATTATTAAAATATGCAGGTATTTTACCACCATTAAGACTTGTTAATCATGATCCTCCCAAAAAGGCTGAGATAGGAAAAATTTTAGATGGATATGTTGAAAAATGCGATGAAAATTATTGTATAGTATATTTAGGTATGATAGGAAATGGATATCTAGATAAAAAAGAAGTTGATGATAAAATAATAACTGTAAAAATAAAATCAATTAAAAATAAAATTATGCTAGAAAAAGCATCATGGGGTAATTTATATACAGGATATAAGGTATCCAAAATAAAAAATCTTGATATAAAGAAGTTTAAAGATGAGGGTTATCTTATTGTTGGTACAAGCAAATTAGGAGAATGCTTTAATGATAAAATTAAAGAAGAAATAGATAATAAATTAAGGAATAGCAAAGGAATTGTTTTTGTTTTTGGAGGACCTCACGCAGAATTATATAATGAAAAAGAATTTGATTATATTTTAAATACAGTTTTAAATCAGGGTACATTAACTGTAAGAACTGAAGAGGCATTAGCATCAACTTTAGCTATATTTAATTACATTAGCAATTGTTAA
- a CDS encoding MBL fold metallo-hydrolase, producing MKLYDDIEVIDNTNAHVYVIYNKGKVVQVDSGSKGDADKIINYYKTRNIRPDFIFLTHTHVDHIGGLAKVVKEFSPKVFVNKNEADIVKGKAKPEGSWLVRFFSLFVKVEPIEKVYDDLEIEKEFDNVKILHTPGHTPGSTTLIVEKGGKKYAFVGDALFSKDSQLYVNKTFARDYNLALKSAELIKNMKPIIILPGHGKAIEYT from the coding sequence TTGAAGCTATATGATGATATAGAAGTTATTGATAATACAAACGCGCATGTTTATGTAATATATAATAAAGGAAAAGTAGTCCAAGTGGATTCAGGTTCCAAAGGGGATGCAGATAAAATTATAAATTATTATAAAACAAGAAACATAAGGCCTGATTTTATTTTTCTAACTCATACTCACGTTGATCATATTGGGGGTTTAGCTAAAGTAGTTAAAGAGTTCAGCCCAAAGGTTTTTGTAAACAAAAATGAAGCTGATATTGTTAAAGGAAAAGCAAAACCGGAAGGATCTTGGTTAGTAAGGTTTTTTTCATTATTTGTAAAAGTTGAACCTATAGAAAAAGTCTATGATGATTTAGAAATTGAAAAAGAATTTGATAATGTAAAAATACTCCATACTCCTGGACATACCCCTGGTAGCACGACATTAATAGTTGAAAAAGGAGGGAAGAAATATGCTTTTGTTGGAGATGCACTATTCTCAAAGGATTCCCAACTTTATGTTAATAAAACATTTGCTAGAGATTATAATTTAGCTTTGAAATCAGCAGAATTAATAAAGAACATGAAACCAATTATAATATTACCTGGTCATGGGAAAGCTATTGAATATACATAA
- a CDS encoding tRNA (adenine-N1)-methyltransferase, whose amino-acid sequence MPISEGQNVLVIADNNLGKRKLYLFKVSSKQSYSTFLGNIQGKDILDRNFGESIQLGKGRIYLIEPNLYDIIMYELKRKSQVIYPKDSGYIVSISGIRNGMKVLEAGIGSGFLTIEISRHICPNGKLYAYEIRQDMIEIAKKNLEKTNFTNCVIINNQDVREGVNEKDFDAAFLDMADPWNALNKIHDSLKISSPVIVFVPTVNQIEKLLSNVDINKYVIQEISELIKREWEPRKEAIRPTIRAIGHTGFIILLRTLKAI is encoded by the coding sequence TTGCCTATTTCAGAAGGCCAAAACGTCTTAGTTATTGCTGATAATAATTTAGGTAAGAGAAAATTGTATTTATTTAAAGTTAGTTCAAAACAATCATATTCAACTTTTTTAGGTAATATTCAGGGAAAGGATATTTTGGATAGAAATTTTGGAGAATCAATTCAATTAGGTAAGGGAAGGATTTATTTAATAGAGCCAAATCTTTATGATATAATAATGTATGAATTGAAAAGAAAAAGTCAAGTTATATATCCTAAAGACTCTGGTTACATAGTTTCAATATCAGGTATAAGAAATGGTATGAAAGTATTAGAAGCCGGCATAGGAAGTGGTTTCTTAACTATAGAAATATCAAGGCATATTTGTCCTAATGGTAAATTATACGCATATGAAATTAGACAAGATATGATAGAAATAGCTAAAAAGAATTTGGAAAAAACAAATTTCACTAATTGTGTTATAATAAATAACCAAGATGTAAGAGAAGGAGTTAATGAAAAAGATTTTGATGCAGCATTTTTAGATATGGCTGATCCATGGAATGCTTTAAATAAAATACATGATTCATTGAAAATTAGTTCTCCAGTTATAGTTTTTGTTCCAACAGTTAATCAGATAGAGAAATTGCTTTCTAATGTAGATATTAATAAATATGTTATACAAGAAATTTCTGAATTAATAAAAAGGGAATGGGAACCTAGAAAGGAAGCAATAAGGCCTACTATAAGAGCTATTGGTCATACTGGCTTTATTATTTTGTTGCGTACATTAAAAGCCATTTAA
- a CDS encoding NosD domain-containing protein, which produces MELSNGNYINIENSYINLPFVNASSSGYDIYIDSSKNDSLSNLVLNGANSIFINNGNTITISEVSLTYSYSGINLANSLSAIIYLVKSIVNGNTTKGSIYAYPNITNLKIFETLSIGGLYGILSGAYNSLIYNNTIENSHYGIIAGLGKNITIFMNYVKNNTIGILSGYSTNLSIFSDEIIGNKNGIELTKISHAFIYLNYFNNSKNVNISNSNVTYNTKTKVNYEFNGNNFTNYLGNYWYGYKGSEIDSEGIGSKPYNTTYGLDNYPLTSIPSPSIRHFNNSSYPTTDYSNDKHSNKFNDFFNNFFDKHSNK; this is translated from the coding sequence ATTGAATTATCTAATGGAAATTATATAAACATTGAAAATTCTTATATTAACTTACCTTTTGTAAATGCGAGTTCATCAGGCTATGATATATACATTGATTCATCAAAAAACGATTCTTTAAGCAATTTAGTGTTAAATGGTGCAAATTCAATATTTATAAATAATGGAAATACTATAACAATAAGTGAAGTAAGCCTAACATACTCGTACTCAGGAATTAATTTAGCTAATAGCTTATCAGCAATTATTTATCTAGTAAAATCAATCGTTAATGGAAATACAACCAAAGGTAGCATATATGCTTATCCAAACATTACTAATCTTAAAATCTTTGAAACATTATCTATTGGAGGTTTATATGGAATTTTAAGCGGTGCCTACAATTCATTAATTTACAATAACACGATTGAGAATTCTCATTATGGTATAATAGCAGGGCTTGGTAAAAATATAACAATATTTATGAATTACGTTAAAAACAACACAATAGGTATACTTTCCGGATATTCTACAAACTTAAGTATATTCTCTGATGAGATTATAGGAAACAAAAATGGTATAGAATTAACAAAAATTAGTCATGCATTTATTTACCTCAATTATTTCAATAATAGCAAAAATGTTAATATTAGCAATTCAAATGTAACATACAATACAAAGACAAAGGTAAATTATGAATTTAATGGAAACAATTTTACAAATTATTTGGGTAATTATTGGTATGGTTACAAAGGAAGTGAAATCGATAGTGAAGGGATTGGATCTAAACCATATAACACAACCTATGGATTAGATAACTATCCTTTAACATCGATACCCTCACCAAGTATCAGGCATTTCAACAACTCAAGTTACCCCACCACCGATTACAGTAACGACAAGCACTCAAACAAGTTCAACGACTTCTTCAATAACTTCTTCGACAAGCACTCAAACAAGTAG
- a CDS encoding NAD-dependent epimerase/dehydratase family protein, translating into MKILITGGAGFIGSNLADYLVSKGYSVRVVDDLSFGSVDNLKDLIQEKNFEFIKGDLRDPEIANNSVKGIDIVYHLAANPEVRISSQSPSSLYELNVYLTYNILEAMRKNNVKVLAFASSSTVYGEAKKIPTPEDYGPLEPISVYGGAKLASEALISSYSHTFKLNSVSFRLANVIGKRSNHGVIHDFIEKLKKDKTRLEILGDGTQSKSYIHVSDVIEGMHYLLNKNLEKNIIYDVYNIGSDDQVTVMDIAKIIIEKMGLNPKIYLTGGVDGGRGWIGDVKYMLLSIEKAKSIGWRPKLNSYEAVKRAVDEALNS; encoded by the coding sequence ATGAAAATTTTAATAACAGGTGGCGCAGGATTCATAGGTTCTAATTTAGCAGATTATCTAGTAAGTAAAGGCTATAGCGTTAGGGTTGTAGATGACTTAAGCTTTGGAAGCGTTGATAATTTAAAAGATTTAATTCAGGAGAAAAATTTTGAATTTATCAAAGGGGATTTAAGGGATCCAGAAATCGCAAACAATTCTGTTAAAGGAATAGATATAGTTTATCATCTAGCAGCAAATCCAGAGGTCAGAATATCTTCTCAATCCCCTAGTTCATTGTATGAATTAAACGTTTACCTAACTTATAATATATTAGAAGCAATGAGAAAAAATAATGTTAAGGTATTAGCTTTTGCCTCTTCTTCCACAGTATATGGAGAGGCAAAGAAAATACCAACCCCTGAAGATTATGGACCATTAGAGCCCATAAGCGTTTATGGAGGGGCGAAACTCGCATCTGAGGCGTTGATAAGCAGCTATTCTCATACATTTAAGCTTAATTCAGTTTCATTTAGATTAGCAAATGTTATAGGGAAAAGATCGAACCATGGAGTAATACATGATTTCATAGAAAAGTTAAAAAAGGATAAAACGAGGCTGGAAATTTTAGGTGATGGGACTCAAAGCAAGAGCTATATACATGTTAGTGATGTAATAGAGGGTATGCATTATTTATTAAATAAAAATTTGGAGAAAAACATAATTTATGATGTATATAATATAGGAAGTGATGATCAAGTAACTGTTATGGATATTGCTAAAATCATTATAGAGAAAATGGGGTTAAATCCTAAGATTTATTTAACTGGAGGAGTAGATGGAGGTAGAGGATGGATAGGAGATGTAAAATACATGCTATTGAGTATTGAAAAGGCTAAGTCAATAGGATGGAGGCCCAAATTAAATAGTTATGAAGCAGTTAAAAGAGCAGTAGATGAGGCTTTAAATTCATAA
- a CDS encoding MBL fold metallo-hydrolase, giving the protein MKLTILVDNYVTSLTSLRDRLMSEWGFAAYLHDYKVLYDTGLSGDVLLNNMKALNLDLNEPEYIVLSHRHLDHTGGLMKFLNQRNKPIKVIAHKNLFAPARAKDEKGEVSVGVNFTKEELEKKNAELILIDSPYKLKENLIVSGYIPRNWGPSHAGGLIDEIPDDMALYIIDNDELLILTGCGHAGIENIVEYGLKITGLNKLKGIIGGLHFMGLDDKRLNTIVSYLNKKAPKIVAGTHCTGIDGISLLKRSFPNSFKDAGVGKELII; this is encoded by the coding sequence ATGAAACTTACAATTTTAGTAGATAACTATGTTACCTCATTAACTTCACTAAGAGATAGATTGATGAGTGAATGGGGTTTTGCTGCTTATCTTCATGATTATAAGGTATTATATGATACAGGTTTAAGTGGGGATGTTTTGTTAAATAACATGAAGGCCTTAAATTTAGATTTAAATGAGCCAGAATACATAGTTTTGAGCCATAGGCATTTAGATCATACTGGGGGACTAATGAAATTTTTAAACCAGAGGAATAAGCCCATAAAAGTTATTGCTCATAAAAACCTCTTTGCTCCAGCAAGGGCAAAGGATGAAAAGGGGGAAGTTAGCGTTGGGGTTAATTTCACAAAAGAGGAACTTGAAAAAAAGAATGCGGAATTAATTCTTATTGATTCCCCATATAAATTAAAAGAGAATCTAATAGTATCTGGATACATACCCAGGAATTGGGGGCCAAGCCATGCTGGAGGATTGATTGATGAGATACCTGATGATATGGCATTATATATAATAGATAATGATGAACTCTTAATTTTAACTGGGTGTGGACATGCAGGTATAGAAAATATAGTAGAATATGGATTAAAAATAACAGGTTTAAACAAACTTAAGGGAATTATAGGAGGACTTCACTTTATGGGGCTTGATGATAAGAGATTAAATACAATAGTTTCTTATTTAAATAAAAAGGCCCCAAAAATTGTAGCTGGAACTCATTGTACTGGAATTGATGGTATTTCATTGCTTAAGAGGAGTTTCCCAAATTCATTTAAAGATGCAGGTGTTGGAAAAGAATTAATAATTTAA
- a CDS encoding class I SAM-dependent methyltransferase, with amino-acid sequence MNKELEEAEKELGWIAMAFGGPSVPFVPTRKEVFDLVFEALDLKENDVLYDLGCGDGRIIIEAAKKYPIKKAVGVEMREELVKDIANKIREEKLDGRVEIIQGDFFKTPISDATVVYMYLLTSVNEALKPKLKQELKPGTKVVTLDFQIPGWKPVKIIGDKLGWQKTLYVYIIGQSDS; translated from the coding sequence ATGAATAAAGAATTGGAGGAGGCAGAAAAAGAATTAGGGTGGATAGCAATGGCGTTCGGTGGTCCTTCGGTACCTTTCGTACCAACGAGAAAAGAAGTTTTTGATTTGGTTTTTGAGGCATTGGATCTTAAGGAAAATGATGTTCTTTATGATTTAGGTTGTGGCGATGGAAGAATTATTATAGAAGCAGCCAAGAAATATCCAATAAAAAAAGCTGTAGGAGTTGAGATGAGAGAAGAACTTGTAAAGGATATTGCTAATAAGATTAGGGAAGAAAAATTAGATGGTAGAGTGGAAATAATTCAAGGGGATTTCTTCAAAACTCCAATAAGTGATGCAACTGTTGTATATATGTATTTACTAACAAGCGTTAACGAAGCGTTGAAACCTAAATTAAAACAAGAACTAAAACCTGGAACAAAGGTTGTAACCTTAGACTTTCAAATTCCTGGTTGGAAACCAGTAAAAATTATCGGAGATAAACTAGGGTGGCAAAAAACTCTCTATGTATATATAATAGGTCAATCAGATAGCTAA
- the rimI gene encoding ribosomal protein S18-alanine N-acetyltransferase, whose product MRPCTSNDMKHILSIESESFAEGERYSRSIFLYYIMFKKAILLVASIDNNIVGYSLGYMEDEEVGHIVSIAVKKAYRNNGIGTKLMESIENELKSRGAKLIKLEVSVDNNARKLYEKLGYKMIKLLPMYYGNRDGILMIKEFT is encoded by the coding sequence ATAAGGCCTTGCACATCAAATGATATGAAACATATATTGAGCATAGAATCAGAGAGTTTTGCTGAGGGTGAAAGATATAGTAGATCAATTTTCTTATATTATATTATGTTTAAGAAAGCCATTTTATTAGTTGCAAGCATTGATAATAATATTGTTGGTTATTCTTTAGGATACATGGAAGATGAAGAAGTAGGTCATATAGTATCTATAGCTGTTAAAAAAGCATATAGGAATAATGGTATAGGAACTAAGTTAATGGAAAGCATTGAAAATGAGCTGAAATCAAGAGGGGCAAAATTAATAAAATTAGAAGTGTCTGTTGATAATAATGCAAGAAAATTATATGAAAAGCTAGGTTATAAAATGATTAAACTCTTACCCATGTATTATGGTAATAGAGATGGCATATTGATGATTAAGGAATTTACTTAA
- the prpB gene encoding methylisocitrate lyase, with the protein MAFLYKRRLENPGEMLRELLKKEDIIITPGVFDPASALLVESLGFKSAYLSGAALTGSLAMPDLGLITFSELFDTTRRITNVINIPLIVDSDTGFGESLNVYRTVKELEEAGAAAIQIEDQDMPKKCGHLSGKKTISAEDMVKKIVAANNARRDMLIVARTDSRATEGIEAAIERAKLYLEAGADIIFPEALTSIDEFKLFAREVRAPLLANMTEFGKTPYITAQEFKEAGFKIVIFPVTTFRAAMKAMKDTLIEIRDKGTQKFILDKIMSREEFYNLIGYYEYEKRDNEFAKKGDEIIIKKKKS; encoded by the coding sequence ATGGCATTTTTATATAAAAGAAGACTTGAAAATCCTGGAGAAATGCTTAGGGAATTACTAAAAAAGGAAGATATAATAATAACCCCGGGAGTTTTTGACCCTGCATCGGCTTTATTAGTGGAAAGCCTTGGATTCAAATCAGCATATTTATCTGGCGCAGCATTAACTGGTAGCTTAGCGATGCCTGATTTAGGATTAATAACTTTTTCAGAATTGTTTGATACAACAAGAAGAATAACTAATGTAATAAATATACCATTAATTGTAGATAGCGATACAGGCTTTGGAGAATCTCTAAACGTTTATAGAACAGTTAAGGAATTAGAAGAGGCAGGAGCAGCTGCAATACAAATAGAAGATCAAGATATGCCTAAGAAATGCGGCCATTTATCAGGCAAGAAAACAATTTCTGCTGAAGACATGGTAAAGAAAATAGTTGCAGCAAATAATGCAAGAAGAGATATGCTAATAGTTGCTAGAACCGATTCAAGGGCAACAGAGGGCATTGAAGCAGCAATTGAAAGGGCTAAGTTATATTTGGAAGCGGGTGCTGATATAATTTTCCCAGAGGCTTTAACTAGTATTGATGAATTTAAACTATTTGCCAGAGAAGTTAGGGCACCATTATTAGCTAATATGACAGAATTTGGAAAAACTCCTTATATAACTGCTCAAGAATTTAAAGAAGCAGGTTTTAAAATAGTTATATTTCCTGTAACAACATTTAGGGCAGCAATGAAGGCTATGAAAGATACATTGATAGAAATTAGAGATAAGGGAACACAGAAGTTCATTTTAGATAAAATTATGAGCAGAGAGGAGTTTTATAATTTAATAGGTTATTATGAATATGAGAAAAGAGATAATGAGTTTGCAAAGAAAGGGGATGAAATTATAATAAAAAAGAAAAAGAGTTAA